From the Rhodocyclaceae bacterium genome, one window contains:
- a CDS encoding metallophosphoesterase produces the protein MNARSHSHPISMDISGWREAPFAPGGECVFAVGDVHGCAAQLGELLDTVAGIARAVDAPSRLVFLGDLIDRGPDSLGVLDLWATDASARSVDRIDRLMGNHEMSLLLAIGDGPHAPAARQLWLGEHMGGGAVLGEMRRRAGRPDAALDHSLLQATMGSTVTTCLHSMQTHLQLGNVLFVHGGLRPMVDATAYLSQAWTRFREAEWAWIMADFLQWKEGFGGLRVVHGHTPPARHLELTGQDDPHCFMYDRLGLDGGSSRNGIVTAAQIEEGRYRILRALGPAAR, from the coding sequence ATGAACGCCCGGTCGCACAGCCACCCGATCAGCATGGACATTTCCGGCTGGCGCGAAGCGCCGTTCGCCCCCGGCGGCGAATGCGTGTTTGCCGTTGGTGACGTGCATGGCTGCGCGGCACAGCTGGGCGAGCTCCTCGACACCGTGGCCGGCATCGCCCGCGCCGTGGACGCACCTTCGCGGCTGGTCTTCCTGGGCGACCTGATCGACCGGGGACCGGACAGCCTCGGCGTGCTCGACCTGTGGGCGACGGATGCATCGGCGCGCAGCGTCGATCGTATCGATCGGTTGATGGGCAACCACGAGATGTCGCTGCTGCTCGCGATCGGCGACGGCCCCCATGCGCCGGCCGCGCGCCAGCTGTGGCTGGGCGAACACATGGGCGGCGGCGCGGTGCTGGGCGAGATGCGCCGGCGTGCAGGGCGCCCGGATGCAGCCCTCGACCACTCGCTGCTGCAAGCGACCATGGGCAGCACGGTGACGACCTGCCTGCATTCGATGCAGACGCACCTGCAGCTTGGCAACGTGCTGTTCGTGCATGGTGGCCTGAGGCCCATGGTCGACGCAACGGCCTACCTGTCGCAAGCCTGGACGCGGTTCCGGGAAGCCGAATGGGCCTGGATCATGGCCGACTTCCTGCAGTGGAAGGAAGGCTTCGGTGGCCTGCGGGTAGTGCACGGACACACCCCGCCGGCACGCCATCTCGAACTTACGGGCCAGGACGATCCCCATTGCTTCATGTACGACCGCCTCGGCCTGGACGGCGGCAGCAGCCGCAACGGTATCGTGACTGCCGCGCAGATCGAGGAGGGCCGGTACCGCATCCTGCGCGCGCTGGGTCCCGCCGCGCGCTGA
- a CDS encoding folate-binding protein YgfZ — protein sequence MTTMNGALNSDWQVFLRARGARAGAESADVETFGDPAAERLAASEGAVLCDLSHLGVIGFAGSDAQVFLQGQLTCDVREASTRASRPGALCTPKGRALATFRLWQDADGYCMQLPVGQLEPIRKRLSMYVLRSKVSVSDRSGQSVRIGVAGPQAGARLAAALGAAPEALPTAGAIVQAHGMQWLSLDGGRFELVVQPDAAADLWTTLAATITPAGEPAWRWAAIHAGEATLHEATREQFVPQMIDLDLTGGIGFSKGCYTGQEIVARTQYLGRLKQRLYRAHIAGAEPLPAPGTALCSADLEGQATGIVVESAWAPAGGIDLLAVVRTESAAVHPLHLSAIDGPLLQSLVPVHPEAVSDGAR from the coding sequence ATGACGACCATGAATGGCGCCTTGAATAGCGACTGGCAGGTCTTCCTGCGCGCTCGGGGTGCCCGGGCAGGCGCTGAATCCGCCGACGTCGAGACCTTCGGTGATCCCGCCGCCGAGCGTTTGGCCGCCAGCGAAGGTGCCGTGCTGTGCGATCTCTCGCATCTCGGGGTGATCGGCTTTGCCGGAAGCGATGCACAGGTGTTCCTGCAAGGGCAGCTGACCTGCGATGTGCGCGAAGCATCCACGCGGGCCAGCCGCCCCGGGGCGCTGTGCACGCCGAAAGGCCGTGCGCTGGCGACCTTCAGGCTTTGGCAGGACGCCGACGGCTACTGCATGCAGCTGCCTGTCGGCCAGCTCGAACCGATTCGCAAGCGGCTGTCGATGTATGTGCTCCGATCGAAGGTATCCGTGTCCGACCGCAGCGGCCAGAGCGTGCGTATCGGTGTGGCCGGGCCTCAGGCGGGCGCGCGCCTGGCCGCCGCGCTGGGCGCCGCGCCAGAGGCGCTGCCGACTGCTGGCGCGATCGTGCAGGCCCACGGCATGCAGTGGCTCTCCCTGGACGGCGGTCGCTTCGAACTTGTGGTGCAGCCCGACGCCGCAGCCGACCTCTGGACGACGCTGGCGGCGACGATCACGCCCGCCGGTGAACCGGCCTGGCGTTGGGCGGCGATCCACGCCGGTGAAGCAACGCTGCACGAGGCAACGCGCGAGCAGTTCGTGCCGCAGATGATCGACCTCGACCTGACCGGCGGCATCGGCTTCAGCAAGGGTTGCTACACCGGGCAGGAGATCGTGGCCCGAACGCAGTACCTCGGCCGATTGAAGCAGCGCCTGTACCGGGCACACATCGCCGGGGCGGAACCTCTTCCCGCACCGGGCACGGCTTTGTGCAGCGCCGACCTCGAAGGCCAGGCGACGGGCATTGTGGTCGAGTCGGCATGGGCGCCGGCCGGCGGCATCGACCTGCTCGCCGTGGTGCGCACCGAAAGCGCCGCGGTCCACCCGCTGCATCTGTCCGCCATCGACGGGCCGCTGTTGCAGTCGCTTGTCCCCGTCCATCCAGAAGCGGTCTCCGATGGTGCTCGCTGA
- a CDS encoding M48 family metallopeptidase has product MDCPVPLLPYLAGYPPDLLAGAASLLRQGTLLDTLSRRHGPSHDLRTDGALYGYVMQIKSRYLRTADPLSRVAYDNRLHAVRNALGMHTAVSRVQGGRLKAKREIRVAGLFRQVPEPLLRMIVVHELAHLKERSHDKAFYALCRHMEPAYHQLEFDTRLWLTAIEYQP; this is encoded by the coding sequence GTGGACTGTCCTGTTCCCTTGCTGCCTTATCTCGCGGGCTACCCGCCCGACCTGCTTGCCGGCGCAGCTTCACTGCTCCGGCAGGGCACGCTGCTGGATACCCTCTCGCGGCGCCACGGGCCATCCCACGATCTCCGTACCGACGGCGCGCTGTACGGCTACGTGATGCAGATCAAGAGCCGCTACCTGCGCACCGCCGATCCGTTGTCGCGGGTCGCATACGACAACCGGCTGCATGCCGTTCGCAACGCGCTCGGCATGCATACCGCCGTCTCGCGCGTACAGGGCGGCAGGCTCAAGGCCAAGCGCGAGATCCGCGTAGCTGGCCTGTTCAGGCAGGTTCCGGAACCCCTGCTGCGGATGATCGTGGTGCACGAACTCGCGCATCTCAAGGAACGGTCTCATGACAAGGCCTTCTACGCGCTTTGCCGGCACATGGAGCCGGCCTACCATCAACTGGAGTTCGACACCCGTCTCTGGCTCACCGCCATCGAATACCAGCCCTGA